CGGCGTGCCGAAGGACTACGAGGAGCTCGAGCGGCGGGGCATCGACGTGCGCGGCAAGATCGTGCTGGCGCGCTACGGCGGCTCGTGGCGCGGCATCAAGCCGAAGGTGGCGGCGGAGAAGGGTGCGGTCGGCTGCATCATCTATTCCGACCCGCGTGGCGACGGCTACTTCGAGGGCGATGTCTACCCCAAGGGCGGCTGGCGCAGCGAACGCTCGGCGCAGCGCGGCTCGGTGGCGGACATGCCGATTTATTCCGGCGATCCCCTGACGCCGGGGGTGGGCGCCACCAAGAAGACGGCGAAGCCCGACCTGCGCCGGGCGCAGACGTTGACCAAGATCCCGGTGCTCCCCATCGCCTACAGCGACGCCGTGCCGTTGCTCAGGGCCATCGGCGGGCCGATGGCGCCCGAGGCGTGGCGAGGCTCCCTGCCCCTTCCGTATCGCCTCGGCCCCGGGCCGGCGCGGGTGCACCTGCGTCTCGAGTTCGACTGGAAGGTGGTGCCGGCGAACGACGTGATCGCGACGCTTCGCGGCACCGAGCTCCCGGACGAATGGATCCTGCGCGGTAACCACCACGACGCCTGGGTGAACGGCGCGACGGATCCGGTGAGCGGCTTGGTGGCGCTGCTGGAGGAAGCACGCGCCGTGGCTGGTCTGGCCCGGAACGGCTGGAAGCCGGCTCGCACCATCGTCTACGCCGCCTGGGACGGCGAGGAAGAGGGGCTCCTCGGGTCGACGGAATGGGTGGAGACGCACGCCGCGGAGCTGCGCCGCAAGGCGGTGGTCTACATCAACACCGACAGCAACGCGCGCGGACTGCTCGAGATGGCCGGCTCGCACACCTTGGAGACATTCATCAACCAGGTGGCCCGGGATGTCGTCGATCCGGAGAAGAACGTTTCCGTCCTCGAACGCGCCCGCGCCGCCCTCATCCTCCAAGGTACGGAGGAGGAACGGAAGGCGGCCCGCGAGACGGGGATGTTGCGCATCGGCGCTCTCGGGTCGGGCTCGGACTACACGCCCTTCCTCCAGCATCTCGGCATCGCCGCCCTCAGCCTGGGCTACGGCGGCGAGGACGAGTATGGCCAGTACCACTCGATCTACGACAGCTTCGATCACTACCGGCGCTTCATGGATCCGAACTTCGACTACGGCCTCGCCATGGCCCGGACGACAGGGCGCGTCGTGC
This DNA window, taken from Candidatus Krumholzibacteriia bacterium, encodes the following:
- a CDS encoding M28 family metallopeptidase, with the protein product MRVHAAVRPLLSGLCAAVMLNGTAGAEAPASILGFSDERAAAQHTLEAQFDAVLNRDNLRNWMQRLSAQPHHLGSAYGKENAEFIADLFRSWGYETRIETFYVLFPTPRVRVLEMVAPEPFTAALVEPALPEDATSGQTDTQLPIYNCYSVDGDVTGELVYVNYGVPKDYEELERRGIDVRGKIVLARYGGSWRGIKPKVAAEKGAVGCIIYSDPRGDGYFEGDVYPKGGWRSERSAQRGSVADMPIYSGDPLTPGVGATKKTAKPDLRRAQTLTKIPVLPIAYSDAVPLLRAIGGPMAPEAWRGSLPLPYRLGPGPARVHLRLEFDWKVVPANDVIATLRGTELPDEWILRGNHHDAWVNGATDPVSGLVALLEEARAVAGLARNGWKPARTIVYAAWDGEEEGLLGSTEWVETHAAELRRKAVVYINTDSNARGLLEMAGSHTLETFINQVARDVVDPEKNVSVLERARAALILQGTEEERKAARETGMLRIGALGSGSDYTPFLQHLGIAALSLGYGGEDEYGQYHSIYDSFDHYRRFMDPNFDYGLAMARTTGRVVLRLASATVLPFEFGRFTATIERYVKEVSKLADDMRDESEEKNRRLDEGTFTAYFDPTKPYVLPKPDDAVPHLNFAPLENALGVLQKSARAHEKAALARGAGSKPLAPAERAALDQALMGCERALTRPEGLPGRPWYVHHVYAPGQYTGYGVKTLPGVREALELRRWREAEAQVVIAAQLLEAYAARIDAATTILEPAPAELTRKPASAP